A region from the Rosa rugosa chromosome 6, drRosRugo1.1, whole genome shotgun sequence genome encodes:
- the LOC133715449 gene encoding callose synthase 2, protein MAYRRGFDQQQPQRRILRTQTAGSFGEPLDSEVVPSSLVDIAPILRVANEVESRNARVAYLCRFYAFEKAHRLDPTSSGRGVRQFKTALLQRLERENETTLAGRAKSDAREMQSFYRDYYKKYIQALHSTTADKPDRAQLTKAYKTAAVLFEVLKAVNQTEAVEVAEEILEAQAKVEEKQQIYLPYNILPLDPDSRNQAIMRYPEIHDTVSALRNTRGLPWPKDYKKKEDEDILDWLQAMFGFQKDSVANQREHLILLIANVHIRQLPKPDQQPKLDDRALTVVMKKLFKNYKKWCKYLGRKSSLWLPTIQQEVQQRKLLYMGLYLLIWGEAANLRFMPECLCYIYHHMAFELYGMLAGSVSPMTGEHIKPAYGGEEEAFLGKVVTPIYDTIAQEAERSKGGKSKHSQWRNYDDLNEYFWSVDCFKLGWPMRADADFFYKPSKELEVDKEKKKKPYTGHRWIGKVNFVEIRSFWHIFRSFDRMWSFYILSLQAMIIVAWNGSGKLSSVFEGDVFKKVLSIFITAAMLKLAQAVLDLILSWKARRSMSAFVRLRYVLKAVSAAAWVIVLPVTYAFSWKNPSGFAQTIRSWFGNGPSSSSFFILAIVIYLSPNMLSALLFMFPFIRRRLERSDYKIMMLMMWWSQPRLYVGRGMHESAFSLFKYTLFWVNLLVSKLTFSYFVEIRPLVKPTKDIMRVHISTYQWHEFFPRAKSNIGVVIALWAPIVLVYFMDTQIWYAIFSTIYGGIYGAFRRLGEIRTLELLRSRFESLPRAFNASLVPEEKKENTKKKGLKATFSRKFDKIPSNKEIEAAKFAQMWNEIISSFREEDLISDREMNLLLVPYWADPDLSLIRWPPFLLASKIPIALDMAKDSKGKDSELKKRMNTDKDSYMGCAVRECYLSFRSIINVLVNGEREKMVINEIFSIVDDHIEKGTLTKEVKLSALPSLHEQFIKLIEYLLKNEREDKDQVVIVLLNMLEVVTRDLIDDEIPTLVDSNHGGSYGNDEGMRPLNQRDTYFGELNFPVTPQTEAWKEKIRRLHLLLTEKESAMDVPSNLEARRRITFFSNSLFMEMPPAPKVQNMLSFSVLTPYYSEDVLFSIDHLERENDDGVSILFYLQKIFPDEWTNFLERVKCGTEDELRANEDLEEKLRLWASYRGQTLTKTVRGMMYYRKALELQAFLDMAKDEVLMEGYKAAESTIEEHSKAERSLSLLAQCQAVVDMKFSYVVSCQQYGIDKRSGDARAKDILKLMATYPSLRVAYIDEVEKTSEDKSKKMVRKVYYSALVKAAPPTKSIDSSDPVQRLDQDIYRIKLPGPAILGEGKPENQNHAIIFTRGEGLQTIDMNQDNYLEEAFKMRNLLEEFLKNHDGRPPTILGLREHIFTGSVSSLAWFMSNQETSFVTIGQRLLASPLRVRFHYGHPDVFDRLFHLTRGGISKASKVINLSEDIFAGFNSTLRDGKVTHHEYIQVGKGRDVGLNQISIFEAKIANGNGEQTLSRDIYRLGHRFDFFRMLSCYFTTVGFYFSTLLTVLTVYVFLYGRLYLVLSGLEKGLSTQRAIRNNKPLQVALASQSVVQIGFLMALPMIMEIGLEKGFRTALSDFILMQLQLAPVFFAFSLGTKTHYYGKTLLHGGAEYRGTGRSFVVFHAKFADNYRLYSRSHFVKGIELMILLVVYHIFGRSYRSGVVYILITVQIWFMVGTWLFAPFLFNPSGFEWQKIVDDWTDWKKWISNHGGIGVSPEKSWESWWEKEHEHLRYSGMRGIITEILLALRFFVYQYGLVYHLNITENKSILVYGVSWLVIIVVLLLMKAVSAGRRRLSADFQLLFRLVKGCMFVTLLSVFVVLVVLTHMTIKDVIVCILAFMPTGWGMLLIAQACKKPIKRAGFWQSVQTLARGYEVIMGLLLFTPVAFLAWFPFVSEFQTRMLFNQAFSRGLQISRILGGPRKGPRAGNSE, encoded by the exons ATGGCATATAGAAGGGGCTTCGACCAGCAGCAACCGCAGAGGCGGATTCTGCGGACTCAGACTGCTGGAAGTTTTGGAGAGCCGTTGGATAGTGAGGTTGTGCCTTCTTCTCTGGTTGATATTGCTCCTATTCTCCGTGTTGCAAATGAAGTCGAATCTAGGAATGCAAGAGTTGCCTATCTCT GTCGCTTCTATGCATTTGAGAAAGCTCACAGACTAGATCCCACATCTAGTGGCCGTGGTGTTCGCCAGTTTAAAACTGCACTTCTTCAACGTCTAGAGAGG GAAAATGAAACAACATTGGCAGGACGAGCAAAGAGTGATGCTCGTGAAATGCAGAGTTTTTATCGAGATTACTACAAAAAATACATTCAAGCTTTGCACAGTACTACTGCTGATAAACCTGATCG TGCACAACTGACAAAGGCATACAAAACTGCTGCTGTTTTGTTTGAGGTTTTGAAGGCTGTCAATCAGACAGAGGCTGTTGAAGTGGCTGAGGAG ATTTTGGAAGCTCAGGCTAAGGTTGAAGAAAAACAACAAATATATCTACCTTACAATATTCTTCCTCTTGATCCTGATAGTCGAAATCAGGCAATCATGAGATATCCCGAG ATTCATGATACTGTTTCTGCACTCCGAAACACCAGAGGTTTACCCTGGCCGAAGGactacaaaaagaaagaagatgaagacattCTTGATTGGCTTCAGGCTATGTTTGGTTTTCAG AAGGATAGTGTCGCCAATCAAAGGGAGCACTTGATTCTGTTGATCGCTAATGTTCACATACGGCAATTACCAAAACCTGATCAGCAGCCCAAG TTGGATGATCGTGCTTTAACAGTAGTGATGAAGAAACTTttcaaaaattacaaaaaatgGTGCAAGTACTTGGGTCGCAAAAGCAGCCTTTG GTTGCCAACTATTCAGCAGGAAGTACAGCAGCGGAAATTACTATACATGGGTTTATATCTTCTTATATGGGGAGAGGCTGCCAACTTGAGATTCATGCCGGAATGCCTTTGCTATATTTATCATCAT ATGGCATTTGAATTATATGGAATGCTAGCTGGGAGTGTTAGTCCAATGACGGGTGAGCACATAAAGCCAGCCTATGGTGGTGAAGAGGAGGCCTTTTTGGGGAAAGTAGTAACTCCAATATATGATACTATAGCACAG GAGGCTGAAAGGAGCAAAGGAGGAAAATCGAAGCATTCCCAATGGAGAAATTACGATGACTTGAATGAATACTTTTG GTCAGTTGATTGTTTTAAGCTAGGCTGGCCGATGCGTGCTGATGCTGATTTCTTTTACAAGCCCAGTAAAGAGCTTGAAGTTGACAAAGAGAAG AAAAAGAAACCATACACGGGGCATCGATGGATTGGCAAAGTCAACTTTGTCGAGATACGCTCATTTTGGCACATTTTCCGAAGTTTTGATAGAATGTGGAGCTTTTATATATTGAGTTTACAG GCAATGATCATAGTTGCTTGGAATGGGTCAGGGAAATTAAGTTCAGTGTTTGAGGGTGATGTCTTTAAAAAAGTGCTGAGTATCTTCATAACTGCTGCAATGTTGAAGCTTGCACAAG CTGTTCTCGATCTAATTCTGAGCTGGAAAGCTAGGCGAAGCATGTCAGCCTTTGTCAGGCTAAGATATGTCTTGAAAGCTGTTTCAGCTGCAGCCTGGGTCATTGTTTTACCTGTGACTTATGCATTTAGTTGGAAAAATCCCTCTGGGTTTGCACAGACTATCAGGAGTTGGTTTGGCAACGGTCCAAGTTCatcttcttttttcattttggcTATTGTCATTTACTTATCTCCAAACATGCTCTCAGCATTGTTGTTTATGTTCCCATTTATTCGCCGGCGTCTTGAAAGATCAGACTATAAGATTATGATGCTGATGATGTGGTGGTCTCAG CCTCGGCTTTATGTTGGAAGAGGAATGCATGAAAGCGCGTTTTCCCTTTTCAA GTATACCCTGTTTTGGGTTAATCTGCTTGTTTCGAAATTAACCTTCAGTTACTTTGTCGAG ATTAGGCCTCTTGTAAAGCCAACTAAAGATATCATGAGAGTGCACATTTCGACCTATCAATGGCATGAGTTCTTCCCTCGAG CGAAGAGTAACATTGGTGTAGTGATTGCACTCTGGGCTCCAATTGTTCTT GTGTACTTTATGGATACTCAAATTTGGTATGCCATCTTCTCCACAATATATGGAGGTATATATGGTGCATTTCGCCGGCTTGGAGAG aTTCGGACTCTAGAGTTGTTGAGAAGTCGATTTGAATCACTTCCCCGTGCTTTTAATGCTTCCTTGGTTCCTGAGGAGAAAAAGGAGAACACTAAGAAGAAGGGACTAAAAGCCACTTTCTCTCGTAAATTTGATAAG ATCCCATCTAATAAAGAGATCGAGGCAGCAAAATTTGCACAGATGTGGAACGAAATAATCAGTAGTTTCAGAGAAGAGGATCTGATAAGTGATAG GGAAATGAACTTATTGCTTGTCCCATATTGGGCTGACCCAGATTTGAGCCTCATCCGGTGGCCTCCTTTTCTACTTGCTAGCAAG ATCCCTATAGCACTAGATATGGCTAAAGACAGCAAAGGTAAAGACAGTGAGCTGAAAAAGAGAATGAATACAGACAAGGACAGTTATATGGGCTGTGCTGTTAGAGAGTGCTATCTTTCGTTTAGAAGTATTATCAATGTTTTAGTCAATGGAGAACGCGAAAAGAT GGTTATAAATGAAATTTTTTCCATAGTTGATGATCATATAGAAAAAGGAACGCTGACGAAGGAAGTTAAATTGAGTGCTCTCCCAAGCCTCCACGAACAATTTATTAAGCTAATTGAATATCTG TTGAAAAACGAAAGGGAGGACAAGGACCAGGTTGTAATTGTTTTGCTTAACATGTTAGAAGTTGTGACAAGGGACCTAATAGATGATGAAATTCCCAC CTTGGTAGATTCAAACCATGGTGGATCATATGGAAACGATGAGGGAATGAGACCCCTTAATCAACGAGATACATACTTCGGTGAACTGAATTTCCCAGTGACGCCACAAACAGAGGCTTGGAAAGAAAAG ATCCGGAGGCTTCATCTATTGCTTACAGAGAAGGAGTCTGCTATGGATGTTCCATCTAACTTGGAAGCAAGAAGGCGTATTACTTTCTTTTCCAACtcattgtttatggaaatgccTCCTGCACCCAAAGTTCAAAATATGCTTTCCTTCTC GGTTTTGACACCCTACTATTCAGAAGATGTTCTTTTCTCCATAGATCACCTGGAAAGGGAGAATGATGATGGTGTCtctattcttttctacttgcaAAAGATCTTTCCAG ATGAGTGGACTAACTTTCTTGAACGGGTCAAATGTGGTACTGAAGATGAGCTCAGAGCAAACGAAGACTTGGAAGAGAAACTCCGCCTATGGGCATCCTATCGAGGTCAAACATTGACCAAAACTG TACGAGGTATGATGTATTACCGGAAAGCGCTAGAACTTCAGGCCTTCCTGGACATGGCAAAAGATGAAG TTCTAATGGAAGGGTATAAGGCTGCTGAATCAACGATTGAGGAACATTCAAAGGCTGAAAGGTCGCTATCGCTATTGGCACAATGTCAAGCAGTAGTTGACATGAAATTCTCATATGTTGTTTCGTGCCAACAGTATGGAATTGATAAGCGATCTGGTGATGCTCGTGCCAAAGACATTTTGAAACTAATGGCAAC TTACCCATCTCTTCGGGTAGCTTACATTGACGAGGTTGAAAAAACTAGTGAAGACAAATCCAAAAAAATGGTTAGGAAGGTCTACTATTCGGCTCTTGTAAAGGCGGCTCCTCCAACCAAGTCAATTGATTCTTCTGATCCAGTTCAGAGATTGGACCAG GATATTTATCGGATAAAGCTTCCTGGACCCGCAATACTAGGAGAAGGAAAGCCAGAAAATCAAAACCATGCCATTATATTCACACGTGGAGAAGGCTTGCAAACAATAGATATGAACCAG GATAACTATTTGGAAGAAGCATTCAAAATGAGGAACTTGCTGGAAGAATTTCTCAAAAACCATGATGGCAGACCTCCAACAATACTTGGGCTTAGGGAGCATATATTTACTGGCAG TGTATCATCTCTTGCATGGTTTATGTCAAATCAGGAGACTAGTTTTGTAACTATTGGGCAGAGATTGTTGGCTAGCCCTCTGAG AGTTAGATTCCACTATGGCCATCCAGATGTATTCGACAGACTGTTTCATCTGACTAGAGGGGGTATAAGCAAAGCTTCTAAAGTGATCAACTTAAGCGAGGACATATTTGCAG GTTTCAATTCTACCTTACGTGATGGCAAAGTCACTCATCATGAATATATACAAGTTGGTAAAGGACGGGATGTCGGCCTCAACCAGATCTCCATTTTTGAGGCAAAAATAGCTAATGGGAACGGTGAGCAGACACTGAGTCGTGACATCTACAGGCTTGGACACCGATTTGATTTCTTCCGAATGTTGTCCTGCTATTTCACCACAGTTGGTTTCTACTTTAGCACCTTG TTAACAGTGCTTACGGTTTATGTGTTTCTCTACGGTCGCCTTTATCTGGTTCTAAGCGGACTTGAAAAGGGGCTGAGTACTCAACGAGCTATTCGAAACAATAAGCCTCTTCAAGTGGCCCTTGCTTCTCAGTCTGTAGTGCAAATTGGTTTTTTGATGGCATTGCCTATGATTATGGAAATTGGATTGGAAAAGGGGTTCCGTACTGCACTAAGTGATTTTATATTAATGCAATTACAATTGGCCCCTGTATTTTTCGCATTTTCACTCGGTACAAAGACTCACTATTACGGAAAGACTTTGCTTCATGGAGGTGCAGAGTACAGAGGAACTGGTCGTAGCTTTGTTGTATTTCATGCCAAATTTGCTGATAACTACAGGCTCTACTCCCGAAGCCATTTTGTCAAGGGCATTGAGCTTATGATTCTGCTTGTTGTGTACCATATATTTGGTCGTTCATATAGAAGTGGAGTTGTATATATTCTCATTACTGTACAGATATGGTTCATGGTTGGAACATGGCTTTTCGCTCCTTTCCTGTTCAACCCGTCAGGGTTTGAGTGGCAAAAGATAGTTGATGACTGGACAGATTGGAAGAAATGGATAAGCAATCATGGAGGGATTGGTGTATCTCCTGAAAAAAGTTGGGAATCCTGGTGGGAGAAGGAACACGAGCATCTTCGCTACTCTGGGATGCGCGGTATCATTACTGAGATATTATTAGCATTGCGCTTTTTTGTCTACCAGTATGGGCTTGTATATCACCTCAACATTACAGAGAACAAAAGTATCCTG GTATATGGTGTTTCGTGGCTGGTGATCATCGTTGTTTTGTTGCTGATGAAG GCTGTGTCAGCTGGAAGGCGACGATTAAGTGCAGACTTTCAGCTTTTGTTTCGACTCGTTAAGGGATGTATGTTTGTTACACTCTTATCTGTCTTTGTTGTCTTAGTAGTGCTCACTCATATGACGATAAAGGATGTCATAGTCTGCATTCTCGCCTTTATGCCAACTGGATGGGGAATGCTTTTG ATTGCACAAGCTTGCAAGAAACCAATTAAACGAGCAGGATTTTGGCAGTCGGTTCAAACACTTGCTCGTGGTTATGAAGTAATCATGGGTTTGCTTCTATTTACCCCGGTAGCATTCTTGGCTTGGTTCCCTTTTGTTTCCGAATTCCAAACGCGAATGCTGTTCAACCAAGCATTCAGTAGAGGTTTACAGATTTCACGTATTCTTGGAGGGCCTAGGAAGGGTCCCCGCGCTGGCAATAGTGAGTAA
- the LOC133715790 gene encoding uncharacterized protein LOC133715790 isoform X2, with product MSLLEQKYHCWGICIFMICLLVEALTNQEEVELRSKIEALGLEVTKVPSKSTQHLDELEIAKELDKLSAKLDDVDEMISSAMASDPQVKSLLSGTADVWMPVITASADERRTFTASIADDNPEAKGKSFS from the exons ATGTCGCTGTTGGAGCAGAAGTACCATTGCTGGGGAATATGCATTTTCATGATATGCTTGCTA GTGGAAGCATTGACCAATCAAGAAGAAGTTGAATTGCGTTCAAAAATTGAAGCCCTTGGATTAGAGGTTACCAAAGTTCCCTCGAAGTCAACTCAGCATCTTGATGAG CTGGAAATAGCCAAGGAATTGGATAAATTATCTGCAAAGTTGGATGATGTAGATGAAATGATATCTTCTGCAATGGCTTCAGATCCTCAGGTCAAGTCACTATTGAGTGGTACTGCTGATGTATGGATGCCGGTCATTACTGCTAGTGCTGATGAACGGCGTACTTTCACAGCATCAATCGCAGATGATAACCCAGAAGCAAAAGGGAAAAGTTTCAGTTAG
- the LOC133715790 gene encoding uncharacterized protein LOC133715790 isoform X1: MAEEGKPDAQLFHLLSGLLHQVEALTNQEEVELRSKIEALGLEVTKVPSKSTQHLDELEIAKELDKLSAKLDDVDEMISSAMASDPQVKSLLSGTADVWMPVITASADERRTFTASIADDNPEAKGKSFS; the protein is encoded by the exons ATGGCAGAGGAAGGGAAGCCAGATGCCCAATTGTTCCACCTACTCTCTGGTCTCCTCCACCAG GTGGAAGCATTGACCAATCAAGAAGAAGTTGAATTGCGTTCAAAAATTGAAGCCCTTGGATTAGAGGTTACCAAAGTTCCCTCGAAGTCAACTCAGCATCTTGATGAG CTGGAAATAGCCAAGGAATTGGATAAATTATCTGCAAAGTTGGATGATGTAGATGAAATGATATCTTCTGCAATGGCTTCAGATCCTCAGGTCAAGTCACTATTGAGTGGTACTGCTGATGTATGGATGCCGGTCATTACTGCTAGTGCTGATGAACGGCGTACTTTCACAGCATCAATCGCAGATGATAACCCAGAAGCAAAAGGGAAAAGTTTCAGTTAG